One Gimesia aquarii DNA segment encodes these proteins:
- a CDS encoding sulfatase, translating into MNFEIRNNLIRHRRFLLSPSILFLILVFFWVLTYFWGTKEVHQDYVKLSRIGLPPQYRLLEDRRPDDVHTPLFPSLEGWADSQRGLYLAVLEEMDQQFARLFQRIQNDAILRENTLILICSDNGPEENAGSAGPFTGLKATLFEGGIRSPLIVWGPGWIPKEQQGTLNKSSVFAAIDLVPSLLHLAGVSVLEEVIFDGENLAETLIGKSTDSRSAPLFFRRPPDRKDFRSFKNLPDLAVREGKWKLLCDYGGKRPRLYNLERDPAESTNLADQHPQLTSRLIAAVLKWNQSMPVDAGDPSFGMKTKAKHKSD; encoded by the coding sequence ATGAATTTCGAAATCAGAAACAATCTCATTAGACACCGACGTTTTCTACTTTCGCCGTCTATTCTATTCTTGATACTGGTCTTCTTCTGGGTACTAACCTACTTCTGGGGGACCAAAGAGGTCCATCAGGATTATGTAAAACTCAGTCGAATAGGCCTTCCTCCACAATACAGACTTTTAGAAGACCGAAGGCCCGATGATGTTCATACGCCACTCTTCCCCTCTTTAGAAGGTTGGGCTGATTCCCAACGCGGCCTCTATCTGGCGGTGTTGGAGGAAATGGATCAGCAGTTCGCACGCCTGTTTCAACGCATTCAAAACGACGCCATCTTGCGCGAGAACACGCTCATTCTAATCTGTTCAGACAATGGACCGGAAGAAAACGCGGGGTCCGCCGGTCCTTTTACCGGGCTGAAAGCGACTCTGTTTGAAGGTGGCATCCGTTCGCCCCTCATTGTCTGGGGACCGGGTTGGATTCCAAAAGAACAACAGGGCACGCTCAATAAATCATCTGTCTTTGCCGCCATCGATCTGGTTCCCTCCTTGCTGCATTTAGCCGGAGTCTCAGTACTCGAAGAGGTGATCTTCGATGGCGAGAATCTCGCCGAAACGCTCATCGGAAAATCAACTGACTCTCGCTCAGCGCCACTTTTTTTCCGTCGTCCTCCCGATCGCAAAGATTTTCGCAGCTTTAAAAATCTGCCCGACCTCGCGGTTCGTGAGGGCAAATGGAAGTTGCTCTGTGACTATGGAGGCAAACGACCTCGGCTATACAATCTGGAACGCGATCCTGCCGAATCGACGAATCTTGCTGATCAGCATCCCCAACTGACCAGCCGACTCATCGCAGCAGTACTCAAGTGGAATCAATCAATGCCTGTTGACGCCGGTGATCCAAGTTTTGGCATGAAAACAAAAGCCAAACATAAGTCGGATTAA
- a CDS encoding DUF1569 domain-containing protein codes for MSTQTANRRTLSYGSLQEIADDANRLTAAGASTTGGWTKGQIFDHLARTMDLSLDGFPFKAPWLFRMVGTYYYKSHIFKNGMSPGFKLKGPFKRALEPEPIDDQVGLEHLQKSVQRMQTEEQRYASPIFGELTRDEWDLLHRRHAELHMSFIAEP; via the coding sequence ATGTCTACACAAACTGCCAATCGAAGAACACTCTCTTATGGTTCTCTACAGGAGATTGCCGATGACGCCAACCGGCTGACAGCCGCAGGCGCATCCACAACAGGAGGTTGGACAAAAGGCCAAATTTTCGACCATCTGGCTCGGACCATGGATTTGTCGTTGGATGGATTCCCGTTTAAAGCACCCTGGCTCTTTCGCATGGTGGGAACATATTATTATAAATCCCATATTTTTAAGAACGGCATGTCTCCCGGTTTTAAACTAAAGGGACCGTTTAAACGTGCTTTAGAGCCGGAACCAATTGATGATCAGGTAGGGCTGGAGCATTTACAAAAATCGGTCCAACGTATGCAAACTGAAGAGCAGCGTTATGCCAGCCCCATTTTTGGCGAGCTGACCCGCGATGAGTGGGATCTCCTGCATCGACGACATGCAGAATTACACATGAGCTTCATCGCCGAACCGTAA
- a CDS encoding gamma-glutamylcyclotransferase, with translation MNQESRTLIFVYGTLKRGFCRSQFLENQIFLTKATTAPHYTMYDCGEYPGLVVDVPEGIGIQGELWSVDESGVQLLDEVEGVAENWFSRDTIELISPSDDQIVQAYYFQGDVTHLKKNGSNWTKQS, from the coding sequence ATGAATCAGGAATCCCGAACTCTGATTTTTGTCTATGGAACGTTAAAGCGTGGTTTTTGCCGTTCTCAATTTTTGGAAAATCAAATATTTCTCACAAAGGCGACTACAGCCCCTCACTACACCATGTATGATTGCGGTGAATATCCAGGTCTCGTTGTCGATGTGCCAGAAGGCATTGGCATCCAGGGAGAATTATGGAGTGTCGATGAATCGGGAGTACAACTGCTCGATGAAGTCGAAGGCGTTGCCGAAAACTGGTTTTCTCGAGACACAATCGAATTAATCAGTCCATCCGACGACCAAATCGTTCAGGCATACTATTTTCAGGGAGATGTGACTCATCTCAAAAAAAATGGGAGTAACTGGACCAAGCAGAGCTGA
- a CDS encoding TfoX/Sxy family protein: MSVDPLHDVVPSEELLNLGPKSARWLEQVGIRTLGDLKQTGAVAAYLMAKRKAPQCSLNLLYALEGALTGLPWNKLSEKTKQRLRTAVQNE; encoded by the coding sequence ATGTCGGTTGATCCTTTACATGATGTAGTTCCCAGTGAAGAATTATTAAATCTGGGTCCGAAAAGTGCTCGCTGGCTGGAACAGGTCGGAATTCGCACCCTGGGTGATCTCAAACAGACAGGTGCCGTGGCCGCATATCTGATGGCAAAACGCAAAGCGCCTCAATGCAGCCTGAATTTATTGTACGCCCTTGAGGGGGCGCTGACTGGTTTGCCTTGGAACAAGCTGTCTGAAAAGACGAAACAACGGCTGCGGACTGCTGTCCAGAATGAATAA